In Pseudomonadota bacterium, a single window of DNA contains:
- a CDS encoding HutD family protein gives MPSRLRHLKAADYRVMPWKNGGGSTTEIAVDPPGAGVADAFLWRLSLARVERSGPFSPFPGYERSIMLMSGGGMALDFGDHGGARLERPFEPVGFQGEWPTTATLLGGPSEDFNVMTDRARLRHELTVSRPLAPLELPPVPAVAILCCHGRVEVQGLGSQALMSRETLIVDDPGPLVISGPGIAAVVLFQLRS, from the coding sequence ATGCCGTCTCGCTTACGCCATCTCAAGGCCGCGGACTACCGGGTCATGCCCTGGAAGAACGGCGGCGGCAGCACGACCGAGATCGCCGTCGATCCGCCGGGTGCGGGCGTCGCCGACGCCTTCCTCTGGCGGCTCAGCCTGGCGCGGGTGGAGCGATCCGGTCCGTTCTCGCCCTTTCCCGGCTACGAGCGCAGCATCATGCTGATGTCGGGCGGAGGCATGGCGCTCGACTTCGGCGATCATGGCGGCGCCCGGCTGGAGCGGCCCTTCGAGCCGGTCGGTTTCCAGGGCGAGTGGCCGACCACGGCGACGCTGTTGGGCGGGCCATCGGAAGACTTCAACGTGATGACCGACCGCGCCCGATTGCGCCACGAGCTGACGGTCTCGCGGCCGCTGGCACCGCTGGAGCTGCCGCCGGTGCCGGCCGTGGCGATCCTTTGCTGCCACGGCCGGGTCGAGGTGCAGGGCCTCGGCTCGCAGGCGCTGATGTCGCGGGAAACGCTGATCGTCGATGATCCTGGCCCGCTCGTCATCAGCGGTCCCGGCATCGCCGCGGTGGTGCTGTTTCAGCTGCGGAGTTAG
- a CDS encoding class I SAM-dependent methyltransferase, which translates to MPMASEPGKFERYYEAVAETPPRPSLLKALQLFQAEGRGAGTAADLGCGSGTDTVELLRRGWRVIAIDKEMSALGRLQARLDLPAEPMLALRCERFEEADWGMVDLVNASFALPLVERALFPQLWRRVTDSLSPGGRFAGQLYGPRDGWAEHPGLTVLTRAEIEALATDFAVEELDEIERDGETAIGKAKHWHYFNLVLRRR; encoded by the coding sequence ATGCCAATGGCGAGCGAGCCCGGCAAGTTCGAGCGCTACTACGAAGCGGTCGCAGAGACGCCGCCGCGGCCGAGCTTGCTGAAGGCGCTCCAGCTCTTTCAGGCCGAGGGTCGCGGGGCCGGCACCGCCGCCGATCTCGGCTGCGGCAGCGGCACCGATACGGTCGAGCTGCTGCGCCGGGGTTGGCGGGTGATCGCGATCGACAAGGAGATGAGCGCGCTGGGTCGGCTGCAGGCGCGCTTGGATCTGCCCGCCGAACCGATGCTCGCCTTGCGCTGCGAACGGTTCGAGGAGGCCGATTGGGGCATGGTCGATCTCGTCAATGCGAGCTTCGCCTTGCCTCTGGTCGAGCGGGCGCTCTTCCCCCAGTTGTGGCGCCGCGTGACCGACTCGCTCTCTCCCGGCGGCCGCTTCGCCGGCCAGCTCTACGGGCCCCGCGACGGCTGGGCAGAGCATCCGGGCTTGACCGTGCTCACCCGCGCCGAGATCGAAGCGCTGGCGACGGATTTCGCCGTGGAAGAGCTGGACGAGATCGAGCGCGACGGCGAGACCGCCATCGGCAAAGCCAAGCATTGGCACTATTTCAATCTCGTGCTGCGTCGGCGGTAA
- a CDS encoding TerC family protein: protein MLEALTPSSLYALATVIMIDVVLAGDNAVVVGMAAAGLEPRQRRRVILVGVAAATFLRLIFAGVATQLLHIIGLTLAGGILLLWVAWKMWRELRASPALDTAGPEAGEQPSPTSAKSFRQRVLQVIVADVSMSLDNVLAVAGAAGEHVWVLVAGLSVSVALMGVAANALANLLDRHRWIAWIGLALVLYVALAMIVEDSPHVWARIVGGS from the coding sequence ATGCTGGAAGCGCTCACCCCGTCTTCGCTCTACGCGCTCGCGACCGTCATCATGATCGACGTGGTGCTGGCGGGCGACAATGCCGTGGTCGTCGGCATGGCCGCGGCGGGGCTGGAGCCGCGGCAAAGGCGACGGGTGATCCTGGTCGGCGTGGCGGCGGCGACGTTCTTGCGCCTCATCTTCGCCGGTGTGGCCACCCAGCTCCTGCACATCATCGGCCTCACCCTTGCCGGCGGCATCCTCTTGCTCTGGGTCGCTTGGAAGATGTGGCGCGAGCTCCGCGCGAGCCCTGCCCTGGACACGGCCGGGCCAGAAGCGGGCGAGCAACCGTCGCCGACATCGGCCAAGAGCTTCCGGCAGCGGGTGCTGCAGGTGATCGTCGCCGACGTCTCCATGTCCCTCGACAATGTGCTGGCCGTGGCCGGTGCGGCGGGCGAGCATGTCTGGGTGCTGGTCGCGGGCCTCAGCGTGTCGGTGGCGCTGATGGGAGTGGCCGCCAACGCTCTGGCCAACCTCCTCGATCGCCACCGCTGGATCGCCTGGATCGGGCTGGCACTCGTCCTCTATGTGGCGCTCGCCATGATCGTCGAGGATAGTCCCCATGTGTGGGCTCGGATCGTCGGGGGCTCCTAA